GAATCTAGGTATTCTTCCTTACCAGGCAAAGCACTTGAGATCATCTGTTCAAATACAGGTCCGTAAATACCGATGCTGGAGCTCAAAGTTGCTGCTAGCGCGTAACGCTGCAAGTGGATATTTTCATTTCCACCTTGCAGAATCCATGGATTGATATCTGGAGTATTGGGCCAGAAATTAGGCTGCATATATTCTGCCTGTTCAGTTTTTGTGAGTTCGTTCAAGTATTCAGTCAGCTCGTGTTTATTGTTACGCCAGGTGAAATAGGTGTACGACTGCTGAAAACCTACTTTGGCGAGCTGGTGCATGACTTTAGGCTTGGTAAATGCCTCGGATAAGAATATCACGTCATTGTGTTTTTTCTTGACTTCAGAAATCAAATATTCCCAAAACAAGAAAGGTTTGGTATGTGGATTATCTACTCTGAACACCTTGATGTCAAATTCTTCCACCCAGTACAACGCGACTCTGAGCAATTCTTTCCAGAGGTTTTTCCAATCCTTGGTATCAAAATAGATGGGAAGAATATCTTGATATTTTTTTGGCGGATTCTCAGCGTATTGCACCGTTCCATCTGGCCGCCACTTGAACCATTGTTTGTGTTCCTTGACCCAGGGGTGATCAGGAGCAGCTTGTAAAGCGTAATCCATCGCCACCTCGATGCCCATAGACTTAGCCTCTTGAACCAGTTTTTTAAAATCTTTTTCTGAACCTAGATCAGGATGCAAGGACATATGTCCGCCATTTTTACTCCCTATTCCCCAGCACGAGCCTACATCGCCATCGTGCGCGGTTGTGGTATTATTTTTCCCTTTGCGATTCACATCACCGATCGGGTGAACAGGCGGAAAGTACAATGTATCAAAGCCCATTTCCTTGACGTAGGGAAGTTTATCGATGCAATCTTTAAAAGTTCCGTGCTCGTAATTTTTCCCAGCACTACGTGGAAAGAATTCATACCAGGTAGAGAAACGCGCTTTTTTGCGATCCACTTCACACAACAGGGTATCACCAACCGTTTTGCGCAGTGGAACTGGATACTTGACAAAAAGATCGTACAGTTTATCAGAAACCGCGGCTTCAACTGCGGTATCATAAGCGCTCTCTTCTTGGAACTGATCCTCAAGATCCTTGAGATATTTCTTTTCTGATTTGTTAGCTTTTTTGGCGATTTGCTCTAGGTAAGCCACACCTTCCAGCAGTTCACTCTTTACCTGCTGACCGTCTTCAATCTTTCGTTTGATACCGTGCTGCCAGTTGAGCGCATCGTCTATCCAGCCGCAAACACGGTAAGAATAAGCGCCTAATTTCTCAACTTGGAAACTTGCGGTCCAGTGATCGTTATGACCTACTTGCATGCGCACTTCTTGCCATTTACGGGCTTTTTCATGCTTGTATTGCAGTGCTGCCTGCACAATATCGTGGCCATCGCCTATAATTGTGGCTCCCACGGCAACGGTCTCATCTAGTACTCTCTTTATATTATAGCGTCCACCTTCTATTTTTGGCGTAACAGATTCTATGATGACTCTTTCTTGATTCATGTTTATTTGGTTTGGCTCAAAAGTATGAAAACCAGTGTTTCCCAAAAATGAAATCTACGAAAGCGATGTAGCGTGATCCTTTTGTGACGGGTATTTTGTGATCTCGCTTTCGCGAAAGCGGAACTACTTCTCTACTCTAATCAAATAATAGTATAAGTCATTATGCAATAGCTATAAAACTGGTAGTTTGAGCATGAAATATCTTTTAGGATTGTTACGATAATACCATTGATAACTCTTGGCAGGTCAAGCGTTAAAAGAATAAGTTAGTACATGCCTCTTATCGAAAAACCCCACATTGTAGCTGTATTCTTTCTAGCTCATTGCGTTATAAATTTAAATATTCTATTAATTTGTTGTAGAAATAATTGACTAATGAAAAATGTTTTTTGCGTGTTAAGTCTATTACTGACTTTTCTTACACTGCATGCGCAAGATCACCCACTGCAATCTCAAATAGATAGTCTTAACCTAAAAATCGAAAGTCAGAAGGGAGCCCAGCAACTGCAGGCTATCAAGCAGTTAGCAAAAATATACAGTGATCCCGTAAACCCTAAACTCGATAGCCTTACCCTACGCGGCTTGCAAATTGCTCGTGAATTAGGAGATATGAATACCGCAGCGAGTATGGCAACAAAGCAAATCGCATTCAAATTCAGAATCTTAAACCGTCCTGAACTGGCCGTACCCACGTTTGAAGATTTTTATCCTCAATTGGTCAAAGTAAGTAATGACTCCACAAAAGCGCAATTTCTATTAGAAAGTGCCCATTTATTTGCATTTTCTCCCATGCCTGAAAAATCACTGGATTTGTCAAATGAGGGGTTGGAAATTGATGGTGCTACTATTTTCCAAAAAGGCTCATTTCATCACGCTAAAGCACTGGCTTTATCGAACTCAGGACAATTTGCTATTGCTTCAGATCAGGCTCAGAAAGCATTAAAATTGTTTGATGACGAGCACATCACAGAAAAAATCGAGATTAGAGGACTGTTGAGCACACTCTATTCACGTATCGGGTTGAACGATCTTGCCATTGAAGAAAATAATGCGGCAATCAAGATGGCTCGCGAACTGGATAATCCCAGACTCCTATTAAGTTTTTATTTCAACCAAGCGACAAATTATCTTCATAAAAATGATCATTCAAACCGGATTGAATCCCTTAAAAAATCGCTATATCATGCTCGCAGATTGCCAGACCCCAGTATCATCGAGCCGCGTATCCTGGGCGCGACCATCCATGCCCACTTAGATGCAGATCAATTAGAAACGGCACTGCGGTACCACGACACCTTGCAATCACGCCCACCCTTTTACATAGAAGGTCCTAATGCTGGAGGCTATCAGTTGGTTTTAGGTAAGTTCGCTTTCGCGAAAGCGGACTATCAAACAGCTATAGAAAAGTTTGAAAAAGCACGACCTGCTATAATGAGCAGCCCAGATTACTACGATAAAATAGAATTTTTAACGGCGCTGAAAAAAATTTACAAAGCTGCAGGAAAGTATAGAAACCAGGCGGTAGTTGCTGATGAATTAGCTACAATCAAAGATTCCATATTAAATGTGCAACGTACCCAAGGATTAACTTTTTATCAAACCAAATATGAGCAGTCAAAAAGAGACGCCACTATTGCAGCACAACGTGATGAAATTAGTTATCTGGATGCGCAGAAGAGAATTCGGGATCTGTGGCTATTGCTGGGAGCGGTGGGACTGATTACGATTTTTGGAATCGTTTTTTTCATAAGACACCGTAAAACCCAGAAAGAAAAACAAAAGTTACAGCGCGCTTTTACACAAGACTTAATCCAGTCCATTGAGTCTGAGCGCCGTCGCATTTCCAGTCAGTTACATGATAGTGTAGGTCAATCTTTATTGGTTCTTAAAAATAATATGAAACAGGATGGAAATCAAAAAGATGTGGCGCTTATGGAGCAAACCATCGATGAGGTGCGCAATATGTCTCATAAAATGCATCCTTATCAATTTGGTGAGTTGGGGCTTATGGCGTCGATAGATCAACTGGTTGCCCAACTCAATGAAAGCTCAAACATATTTTACACATTTGAAGATCAGACTAATGGGACAACGGTAGACCCAGATCGCGGCATCTTGATGTACAGAATGTTGCAGGAATCCTTGCAAAATGTTGAAAAACACAGCCATGCCGCAGCATGTAAGGTTACCGCTACAACAATGGGACAAACTCTATCCATTACGGTTACTGATAATGGGAATGGATTTGATGTTGCTGCAGCCGGTATGAAAACCTTGGGACTGCAAACCCTGGAAGAACGTGCCACGATGATAGGCGCACAATTAACAATAGACAGCGAGTTGAACAAGGGAACCACGGTAACCATCAAAGCCCCTCATCATGTCTGATTCTAAAACAACGATTGTACTGGCAGATGATCACCCACTCATTCTGGAAGGGTTAAAAACCTATTTTTCCAGTACAAATTATGAGGTGGTTGCAACGGCAAGCGATGGCCAGACAGCGTACAACTTAATCTTACAGCACAATCCTGATTTTGCGGTGCTCGATGTTGAAATGCCTAAGCTCACCGGAATTGAAATTGCCCAAACCATTAAAGAAAAGAATATTTGTGTACATGTGGTGCTGCTCACCCTACTTAAAAGATCAACAATAGTTGATATGGTAGGAGATAGTATAGAGGGTTATCTGCTCAAAGATGATGCTATAGAGGAGTTGCCCAAATGCTTAGAATCAATCGCATCTGGACATACTTATACAAGTGAAAAGTTGCGATCCACCATTTTCAATCGCAGTAGCGCTGATTATGAACAATTGACCAGCAGTGAAAAAAAGATCCTGAGACTTCTATCCCAAAACTTAAGCAGCGCACAGATTGCTGATAGGCTATTCTTATCCAAAAGAACGATTGAAAAACACCGTAGTAACATCATTAAAAAACTTAAGTTAGATTCCAGACAAAACGCTCTGCTACTCTGGCTCAAGGATCATCCCGAAGCTATTGAGTAGTAGGTCTACTTATTTCCTTAAATAGGAATTGGCGATAGTTTTATGCCGTAGAAATCCCCTATTTAAAATTGACTGCAGTAACTGCTATTTTTCCTCCAGATTTACACTTTGTTGATCAGGTATTTCAAGTTTCTGTAACACCTGGATCAAAATTGAAGTTGTTACCCAGTGGAAATACATATATCATCGCAATAGAAGGCTGTGGAGCAAGAATATTTGATTCATGGCTCACTGGTATAATTGCGATTCCGCCATCAGATGCAATGATCTGTATTGAAACGGTAGATCAAACAAAATTACTTATCGCAAAAT
This genomic interval from Nonlabens spongiae contains the following:
- a CDS encoding response regulator, which gives rise to MSDSKTTIVLADDHPLILEGLKTYFSSTNYEVVATASDGQTAYNLILQHNPDFAVLDVEMPKLTGIEIAQTIKEKNICVHVVLLTLLKRSTIVDMVGDSIEGYLLKDDAIEELPKCLESIASGHTYTSEKLRSTIFNRSSADYEQLTSSEKKILRLLSQNLSSAQIADRLFLSKRTIEKHRSNIIKKLKLDSRQNALLLWLKDHPEAIE
- a CDS encoding tetratricopeptide repeat-containing sensor histidine kinase, with translation MLSLLLTFLTLHAQDHPLQSQIDSLNLKIESQKGAQQLQAIKQLAKIYSDPVNPKLDSLTLRGLQIARELGDMNTAASMATKQIAFKFRILNRPELAVPTFEDFYPQLVKVSNDSTKAQFLLESAHLFAFSPMPEKSLDLSNEGLEIDGATIFQKGSFHHAKALALSNSGQFAIASDQAQKALKLFDDEHITEKIEIRGLLSTLYSRIGLNDLAIEENNAAIKMARELDNPRLLLSFYFNQATNYLHKNDHSNRIESLKKSLYHARRLPDPSIIEPRILGATIHAHLDADQLETALRYHDTLQSRPPFYIEGPNAGGYQLVLGKFAFAKADYQTAIEKFEKARPAIMSSPDYYDKIEFLTALKKIYKAAGKYRNQAVVADELATIKDSILNVQRTQGLTFYQTKYEQSKRDATIAAQRDEISYLDAQKRIRDLWLLLGAVGLITIFGIVFFIRHRKTQKEKQKLQRAFTQDLIQSIESERRRISSQLHDSVGQSLLVLKNNMKQDGNQKDVALMEQTIDEVRNMSHKMHPYQFGELGLMASIDQLVAQLNESSNIFYTFEDQTNGTTVDPDRGILMYRMLQESLQNVEKHSHAAACKVTATTMGQTLSITVTDNGNGFDVAAAGMKTLGLQTLEERATMIGAQLTIDSELNKGTTVTIKAPHHV
- a CDS encoding alpha-1,4-glucan--maltose-1-phosphate maltosyltransferase gives rise to the protein MNQERVIIESVTPKIEGGRYNIKRVLDETVAVGATIIGDGHDIVQAALQYKHEKARKWQEVRMQVGHNDHWTASFQVEKLGAYSYRVCGWIDDALNWQHGIKRKIEDGQQVKSELLEGVAYLEQIAKKANKSEKKYLKDLEDQFQEESAYDTAVEAAVSDKLYDLFVKYPVPLRKTVGDTLLCEVDRKKARFSTWYEFFPRSAGKNYEHGTFKDCIDKLPYVKEMGFDTLYFPPVHPIGDVNRKGKNNTTTAHDGDVGSCWGIGSKNGGHMSLHPDLGSEKDFKKLVQEAKSMGIEVAMDYALQAAPDHPWVKEHKQWFKWRPDGTVQYAENPPKKYQDILPIYFDTKDWKNLWKELLRVALYWVEEFDIKVFRVDNPHTKPFLFWEYLISEVKKKHNDVIFLSEAFTKPKVMHQLAKVGFQQSYTYFTWRNNKHELTEYLNELTKTEQAEYMQPNFWPNTPDINPWILQGGNENIHLQRYALAATLSSSIGIYGPVFEQMISSALPGKEEYLDSEKFQIANYDWELRNKLTMMISKINEARHEHEALQQTRNIEFIHNENDQVLTFYKWNDDRTSEVIVAISLDPHYDQEAWLTMPLAQMHRSENDGYTVHDLITGNSYQWGGTHNYVKLHHALPVHVFEVK